The nucleotide sequence GTGTGCTGGCCGCGAATGCGATTAAAAAGCTTGAGAATTACAGGGACAAAGTGACAAAGGTGCCTTTAGGTCGCCGCTAAACCTGAGACAACTTGCCGGATACCTCCTGTCCTTTATCCCGCTTATTCAAAATTATCTGAATGCACAAGACCATGCAGGCCAGCTGCACCCCTCGGAGAAACTGCGTCCGTGGGTTGGTGCTGCTGCGAAACATCGAGAGCCGTATTTGCGGCTGCTCTGGCGTTGTGATTGCGTCGAATACCTTGTTCATCTCTCGATACGTGCGGCTACTGACTAACTTCGAACAATCTGCACTCTGAGATTTGAATGAGATGGGATGCATGCTGTGCGCAAAATTATTTCTGATGCGTCGAATCAGGTGCATCCTTTTGTGGTGTCCGACTGAATAAAGTCCGAGCAAAAGTCCCATGTCTATGCGCGACGAAAACGTCGCCAGAGGGCCATAACCGCTGAAAACCTTCTTCTCTACTGGATCATGTCGATCCAGCTTCGATTGGATGGCTTCGAGAAGATGTTCTTCAAGAACCGAGGTCGCCACAATTGCCGCCCCCCGGTCCCGTTGCTTGGGTATTTCGATTAACGCGTGCCGGTACTTCATGGGGTCGGAAACAAACCAGGACATAGCCACTACCCAGTCGCCCGCGATTGACTTTCCATCGCCTTGCGCGCGGGCTTTGTGCGAGTCACACAGTATAGGGGGCGGTTAACCGGCTGGTTGATCGCCCCATCTAAGTAAGCCCCTATGAAGCTGGAGCGCTGGGGTGAGGCTGCCCGGAAGACTGGTCAGAGGGGCCGGGAGTTGTCCTCTCCACTATATTCAGAAGCCCACATTCTTCCTTCTCATCTCCGCATTTTAAGACGACGGTCAACTTCGCCGGTTGCGGAAATTCCAGTGGCTCATTCATTTCAACTCGGCCAATCAAAGTGCCGTATGGCAAGCCCCTGTTTCTCGCCCGCTCGACGGTTCTGCGGACGAGTTCCATGGGAGCTGGCTCACGCTTAACTGCTTCAATATCAGCATTTTCACTTTCAACATCGATCATGACGGCTCTATCGCAATCGAAATCGGCTTGAATCCTAATACGGAAGTGAATTGTAATCCTGCGCACGACCCAGGGAAACCTCGGGACCTGAACGGTGTCCGGCAATATCCCGATTAGCGTTTCCCTTCCGCCGTTCTCGCGACGGACATCTTCGCAGAAGAAAGCGAACGCCCTTAGTCCACGCATCAGGCTGCTTCAAGATCGAATTCAGATGCAGGATCGGCCAATAATCCCTCTTCATTTAGGGAATAATCAATCTTGGCCTCAATGTTCTGACCTTCCGAACGTATGCGCTCCGGGAATTCAATAACCGCGATCCGCCCCATGCTCGAAGCTAACTCGGCGACGCGGCCAAGCGTGATATCCTTCTGCCCGCGCAACTCTCTGTTGATTACAGAGCGATGCACGCCAATTTCGCGCGCGATGTCGGTTTGAGTTAGACCTCTTTTTTGCGACTCTTCCGATAGAGCCGACAAGAGCTTGCGCCGAACGTTATTAACGAACCGGCCCGCCGCGCGCTTGCTTGGACTGAGAGTAATTTGAAACGACGGCATTGGGGTCTTCTCCGGGGATAAATTTCGGCTCGTTCAGATCTAGTCGGTCTCGGAAATTAGCCGTCTCTCCGGCCAATCCGTAATACAGGTTATGTTCTTTGACGTAGTCAGCATGTTCGGCGCGCCAACCAATGAAGCAGTCTTTGGCGTGGAACCAGCCAAAGATGCGAAGATCAGGCGTTTTGAGAACCCAAATTCCATCTTTGACATGCGCAATTGGATGCAGGTGCTCTGGCAGGTTAAGCCTTTCGCCGGAACAATATACCTCAACGAAGGCGTCCAGTTGCTGAACGCAATCGATCTCGGATTCCCACCTCGCCTCAAGGGTGGGCAGTGCGTCCACGATCCAGGTGCAAAGGCGCGGGGATAGGTAAATGCATCGCCACTCCTGTTCCTGCGGCTCCAGCTGCGGGTCAAGCTTGAAAAGAAGCTGCGCATGATCCAACTCTAAGACTGTTGCCATTTAAGTCAACAACTCTAATCCGCAATGGTTAGCACCGAGTCGAAATGTCACATTATTGCTACTTGAGATGAGGGAACAACCCCTGAAAGGGCAACGTGCCCACTAAGGCCCAATCCGGGTGACACGCGCGCGAATCCCCCGGCGCTTACTCACGATGCACCTGAATAGAGGAACGCCCACAGAACGGAAATGTAAACCAAATGTAAACGGGCGGTCCGATGTAAACCGGCCGCCCGAGATTGGCTTTGAAATTATTGCTGAATTTGGTCGGAGCGAGAGGATTTGAACCTCCGACCCCTAGTCTCCCAGACTAGTGCGCTAACCGGGCTGCGCCACGCTCCGAACGTCGTTCCATTAGCTAGGATCGGCGCGATGCGCAAGACGAGGCCGCACCATTATGGTGTCCCCGTCCAAAGCCCCGGAACCGCCCGCAAAGCTCGCGAAAAGCGCCCTACCCGTCGTTCAGCGCCTGATCCAGCATTTCCCGGCAGGCAACGAGGTCGGCGAGCGCCCGCCCGAGCCGCTCCCGGTCCAGCGCGCTGGGGCCGGCGGGCGCGGAGGTGCCGCCCTTGCGGAAGGTGGTGAGGATGTCCTCGTCGTCGACCTCGGTGAAGCGGAAGTCGATGCCTTCCGCCTCGTCGCCCTGGTAATCGTCATCGTCGGCATCGGTGATGCCCTTGATGGGCGCCTCGTCGTCGGGCTCCATCAGGCTCGCGCCGATAGCGTCCTCGATGGCACCGAACGAGACCGCGGCCGCGCCGTCAGCGAGGCCCTGCACCGATTTGACGCCGTGCTCCTTCAGGATCCGCTGCACCCCGCGGATGGTGTAGCCCTCCCCGTAGAGGAGACGGCGGATGCCCTTGAGCAGGTCGACGTCGTCGGGACGGTAATAGCGGCGGCCGCCGCTGCGCTTCATCGGCTTGATCTGGGAGAATCGGGTCTCCCAGAACCGCAGCACGTGCTGCGGAATGTCGAGTTCCTGCGCTACTTCGCTGATGGTTCGGAACGCATCCGGCGCCTTGTCCAAATGCCAAATCCTTTGCGGAAGGCGTTATGCCTCTTGTGGAGCCTTGCTGGCGTCACCGTTGGTGCGATGCTGGGCGTTGATCCGCTGCTTCAGGATCGCCGACGGCTTGAACACCATGACCCGGCGCGGCGAGATCGGCACCTCGGTGCCGGTCTTCGGGTTACGGCCGATGCGCTGACCCTTCTTGCGGACCATGAAGGAGCCGAACGAGGACAATTTCACCGTCTCGCCCTTTTCGAGGCAGTCGGTGATCTCCTTCAGCACGAGTTCCACGAACGCAGAGGATTCCGTGCGCGACAAGCCCACCTTCTGGTAGACGGCTTCGCAGAGATCGACACGCGTTACGGTTTTACTTTGATCGGTCATCGCCCTGCCCCACATCACGGCGAACAATTGTTGTCTGAAATTAGGAGCTTACGATACTGCGGTCAACAGCGCTCATCAATGCAGACGCATCGATAATCAGCGCTGATTCGCAAAATTTTATCGACTGTGGCTCTACCAGCGCACGAGCGCGGAGCCCCAGGTGAAGCCGCCGCCCATGGCTTCCAGCAGGACCAAGTCGCCGCGCTTGATGCGGCCGTCCTTGCGCGCCACCGAGAGCGCCAGCGGGATCGAGGCCGCCGAGGTGTTGCCATGACGGTCCACCGTCAGCACCACCTTCTCCGCCGCGATGTGGAGCTTGTGCGCGGAAGCATCGATGATTCGCTTGTTGGCCTGGTGCGGCACGAACCAGTCGATGCTGTCGGCATTGAGCCCGGTCGCCGCGAAGGCATCGACGATGACGTCGGTGATCATGCCGACCGCGTGCTTGAAGACCTCGCGGCCCTCCATGCGCAGATGGCCGACGGTCTGGGTCGAGGACGGCCCGCCGTCGACGAACAGCTTTGCCTTGTGGCGGCCGTCGGAGCGCAGATGCGTGGTGACGATGCCGCGGTCGGTCGCAGCCTTGCCCGGCTGTTCCTGCGCCTCCAGCACGACCGCGCCGGCGCCGTCGCCGAACAGCACGCAGGTGCCGCGGTCGTTCCAGTCGAGGATGCGCGAGAAGGTCTCGGCGCCGATCACCAGCGCGCGCTTGTAGGCGCCGGTGCGCAGGAAATTGTCGGCGGTGGCGAGCGCGAACACGAAGCCCGAGCACACCGCCTGAAGGTCGAAGGCCGCGCCGTGGTTGATGCCGAGCGCGTTCTGCACGGCGACCGCGGTCGCGGGAAAGGTGTTGTCGGGCGTCGAGGTTGCCAGCACGATCAGCTCGATCGACTGCGCGTCCACGCCGGCATCGGTGAGCGCAGCCTGCGCCGCCTTGATCGCCAGATGCGAGGTGAACTCGCCTTCGGCGGCAATGTGCCGCTCGCGAATGCCGGTGCGCTGCACGATCCACTCGTCGGACGTGTCGATGCGCGCCGCCAATTGGGCGTTGGTCACCACCTGCTCCGGCAGATAAGAGCCGCAGCCGAGCACGACCGAACGAATTTGAGTCACGAAACATCCTCCGGCGCGGGCTGCACGGAATTGAGTGCACCACCCTCGCGGTTGAGCATCTGATTGATCTTGTTCAGGAGATCGTAGTGAGCCATCTCATAGCCAACATCGATCGCATAGGCAAAGCCTTCGGCGCTGGTTCCGCCGTGGCTCTTGACCACCAGTCCCTTCAGGCCCAGGAACACGCCGCCATTGGACTTGTTCGGGTCCATCTTGGCGCGCAGGGCCTGGAACGCGCTACGCGCGAAGAGATAGCCGAGCTTGGACAGCCAGCTCCGCTGCATCTCGTCACGGAGTAAATCCGCCATCTGACGCGCGGTTCCCTCGGCGGCCTTGAGCGCGATGTTGCCGCTGAACCCTTCGGTGACGATGACGTCGGCCAGCCCCTTGCCGATGCCGTCGCCCTCGACGAAGCCGATATAGTCGAGCTCGGGCAGGTTCCTCGCGCGCAGGATCTCGCTGGCCTCGCGGATTTCCTCGTGCCCCTTGATCTCCTCGGCCCCGATATTGAGCAGGCCGACCGTGGGGCGCTTCTTGTCGAACAGCACGCTTGCCATCGCGGCACCCATGAGCGCGAGCGACACCAGATGGTGCGCGTCACCGCCGATGGTGGCGCCGAGGTCGAGCACGACGGATTCGCCGCGCTTGTTCGGCCATATCCCCGTGATCGCCGGACGGTCGATGCCCGGCAGCGTGCGCAGGTGGAAACGCGACATCGCCATCAGCGCACCGGTATTGCCGGCGGAGACCGCAACATCCGCCTCGCCCTGCTTCACGGCGTCGATGGCCAGCCACATCGAGGAGGTCTTGCGGCCGCGCCGCAGCGCCTGGCTCGGCTTGTCCGAGCCGCTGACGGCGACGTCGGTATGGATGATCTTCGAGGCGGCCTTGAGGGCGGGATGCTTGTCGAGCTCGGGCTCGATCCTGGCGCGGTCCCCGACCAGCAGAAACTCGATCTCGCGATGCCTTTGAAGCGAGATGGCGGCGCCTGGAATGACCACGGCAGCGCCGACATCGCCCCCCATGGCGTCAAGCGCGATACGAACCTTGCTTGGCATAAAAGTCCTGGAAACCTGGTCTGGTGCGGTCTTGAGTGAGCGGGGCCGCAAAATGGGTTCGCCATGGACATGGCGACCGGCCAGGCGCCACGCTGCACCCCGACCGGGGCGCGACAATAGCGTTTTGTTATCCCGAAACAACCTCTTGCCCCCAGCCTTTTGCATGCGGGGCGATCCGGGGGCGGACCTGAAAATTCAAATGAAATAGATTGAAATCAAATAGATAAGAACGAATCCCAAACCACATCGGCAGGCACCTCGCCCCGCCCGGCAAGGCGTTCTTACGGGGATTGCCGGGCTATTTGCCTTTCTTCTTGTCCTGCTTCTTGCCCTGAAGCACCTTCAGCGCCGCAAACGGATGGTCCTCCGGATCGAGGGCGGTGACTTCGGCCTCGAACACGGCCCCCTCCTTACGGGGATAGGGATCGATCGCCAGGAACAGCGCATCGGTCGCGAGACGGCCGAGGTCGATGATGCCACCAACGATCGCCTCGGGCGGATCGACGACCTCCGGCGGCTCCGCCTCGTCCTGCCCCTCCTCGATCAGGTCGGCCAGCCGACGCGCCTCGGCCTCCGGCGCGAACATCAGGTCCACCTCCTCCTCGATCTCGTTCTCGATCGGATCGAGCGTGACGACGCAGATCTGACCAATCCGGGCGCGGACGCGGCCCGTGACCTGGATCCGGCCGCCGCTTTTCGGCACGACGTCAAGGTCGGCGTGGGCAGAGAGCACCTCCCGCACGCCCGCGAGCTCGGCCATGGCCTGCCGCTCGGCCGCCGAGGCCTCGAGCTTGCGATGCAGGCCGGTGTCGGGAATCTGCGCGACGATGACTGGGGATCGCCAGGGATCGGGCCTGGATTCGGCGTTCGGTCGGCTCATGGCGTGATGTCCTGCGTGAGCGCTGGGGGAAACCTGAAGGACGCAGCCAGCAGCGCAGCCTCGTCGGTCCGGCCGAGATCGGCCTCGGTGGCCCGGGCGTAGGCCGCAAGCTGCCGCGCCTGGTCCAGGCCGGTCCCATTCAAGATATTCTTGCAGATGGCCTCTGCCAGAGCTTCGCCGCCGCCTTCAATGGCTTGGTCATAGGCCTGATCATAGGCTTGGACGCGGCCGTAAAAGGCCTCGCCAAAGGCCCGCATCCGCTTCGGCACGGTCTGGTCGCCGATCCCCATCTCGCGCAGATTGTCGTCCATGTCCTCGCAAAAGCGGTCGAACAGCGCCTGCGACAGCTCCGTGGCGCCCTGAACCGTGCGCAGGCGGCGCAGCAGCAGCCAGAGATGGAGCAGCAACAGGTCGAAACGCCCGTTAACCGTATCGGGGACGCCCAAGTGGCGGTAAAACATGGGTTCTCGCGCCTGCGTCACGATCATGCCATAGATGGCTTCAATGGTGCCGCGCGGGGCTTGCCGGGGTTTCCTGAAGTGATTGAACGGCCAAACCATTGTGGGTTCCGCAAGCGGGCATGCGCGTGTTGCAATTGCAGCCTCCGCCCGGTACTTCAGCGCCTCGCGCGACGCAAGGGGACGGAATCAGTTCCGCTATGACGATAACGATTAGGACCAGCCAGCGCGCAGGCAAGCAGCGCGGCCTTTCTGCACGCTGGCGCGGCCTGCGCATGCTCGCGGCCGTGGCCCTGGTCGGCGGCGCCCTTGCGGGCTGCACCGGCGAGCAATTCCAGAAGGGTTACATCCTGCCGCCCGGCGCGCTCGAGCAGATTCCGATCGGCGCGAGCCAGGACCAGGTGCTGATCGTGATGGGCACGCCCTCCACGGTCGCGACCCTCGACGGTGAGGTGTTTTACTACATCTCGCAGCGCTCGGAACGCGTCGTCGCCTTCATGAACCAGAAGGTGGTCGATCAGCGCGTCATCGCCGTCTATTTCGACAAGAACCGGCGCGTGCGCAGGCTTGCGAATTACGGCCTCCAGGACGGCAAGATCTTCGACTTCATCAGCCGGACGACGCCGACGTCGGGCCAGGAGATGAGCTACCTCACGCCGATCTTCAAGCTGCTCAGCTTTAACTGAGCCTTCAGCCTGCGGCGTCGTGCCGTCTCGTACGGCTTGCCGTTGCGCATCGGGTTCCCTACGCTCCCCTGCAAAACAAGACGCAGGGAGTGGATTCGTGTCCAATAAATTGTTGTCCCGCCGCCGCGTGCTCACGGGCGTTGCCGGTCTCTCGGCCGCAGCGATCCTGCCGCGATCGAGCCTGGCGGACTGGAAGCCCACCGAGAACGTCCGCCTTGTCGTGCCGGCTGCGGCCGGCGGCTCGACCGATGTGATGGGCCGGCTGCTGGCCGCGCATCTGCAAACCGCCTGGGGCCAGTCGGCCGTCGTGGAAAACCGCTCCGGTGGCGGCGGCACCATCGGCACCGCCGAAGTGGTCCGCTCAAAACCCGATGGCCATACCATCCTGATCGGCAATCCCGGTCCGAATGCGATCGCCTACAGCATCTTCAAGAACCTCACCTACAAGCCGGACCAGCTTCAGCCGGTTACCAACATGATCCGGATCCCGAACATCGTCTCGGCGCATCCGAAGACCGGCATCAAATCGGTCGCCGAGCTGATCGCGTATCTGAAGGCCAATCCGGACAAGCTCAGCTACGCCTCCTCCGGCGTCGGCCAGAGCCCGCATCTCACCGGCGCCTGGTTCCTCCAGCTGACCGGGCTGAAGATGACGCACATCCCGTTCCGCGGTGCAGGTCCTGCGCTCCAGGCCGCGCTCGCCGGCGACATCCAGATCCTGTTCGACAATCTCTATCCGAGCCTGCCGCAGGTGCAGAACGGCACGCTCAACGGTCTCTGCGTCACCACGCCCGAGCGCAGCGAGCTTGCGCCGAACCTGCCGACCATGCGCGAGAGCGCGCCGGAGCTGGCGGGTTTCGACGTCTCGTCCTGGTTCTCGGTGTTCCTGCCGAAGGGGGTCTCACCCGAAGTGCTCAACGCGCTCAATCTCCAGGTCAAGGCGATGCTGGAGCGCGACGACATCAAGAAACAGATCACCGCCATGGGCGCCCGCGCCGACTACGGCACCCCGCAGCAGTTCGCCGCCTTCGTGGATGCCGAGACGAAGAAGTTCGCCGGCATCATCCAGAAGGAAGGGCTCCAGATGGACGTGCAGTAGCTCGCCCGGTCGTGGCGCGCCGAACGGCTTGACCGCACGTATCGACCGAACATGCGTACAACGTCGCTCCCAATCGCCCCGACGGGGGCCTGCTTGCTTATTGTCCCGATCAGCCAGCTCGCCGGCACGGCTGCGTAGCCGACGGCCAAAGTTCGCATCGGCAGGCCCAAATGTCTCTTGACTTAGAGTGCGCTCGAACTCGTAGTTTCCGCGCGTCGTGATGAGAAACAGGCATGAAGATCGGCGAACTCGCGAAGCGTTCCGGACTGACTGCCCATACGATCCGCTACTACGAGCGGATCGGACTGTTGCCTTACGCCGACCGAGATCGATCCAGCCGACGTGACTACGATGCCTCGATCCTGGTGTGGATCGAGTTTCTCGGCCGACTGAAGACGACTGGCATGCCGATCCGGGACATGCTGCTTTACGCGGAACTCCGGGACCGAGGCAGCGGCACCGAAGCCGAGCGGCGCGCGCTGCTGGAGCGGCACCGTGAAAGCGTGCGTGCCCACGTCGACGAACTGAATGCCTGTCTTCTCGTCCTCGACACCAAGATCGGCGGTTATGCCGAAACGGAACAGAGGATGAAAGATTATGATGCAACACTTCCCGAACGCCGGCGAAAGCCGGTTGGAGCGCGGTCGCCGCGCACTCGCTGAGATCGACGGAGAGGCCGGCCATAAGGTCGTGGCGGCGCTGGGTGACATCGCCCCAGACTTCGCCACCTACATACTCGAATTTCCATTTGGTGACATCTAGTCACGGCCCGGGCTCGACCTCCGTTCGCGCGAAATCGCAACGATCGCAGCGCTCACGGCCATGGGGAACGCCACACCTCAGCTCAAGGTGCATATCGAGGCAGGTCTGAATGTCGGGCTCGGCCGAGAGGAGATTATCGAGATCCTCATGCAGATGGCCGTCTATGCCGGCTTCCCGGCTGCCCTCAACGGCCTGTTCGCAGCGAAGGAGGTATTTGCGCAAAGAGCCGAGGACGGATCGGCGCCGAAAGCCTGAAGCTCGACCGTCGAATCCTGTTTTGTCGTGCAGCCGGACTGCGCTGCCCTGACAAGAAGCCCCGCGGCTCGCGCCGCGGGGTTTTGTTTTGTCTTGTCTCGTCTGCGCCGCTCAGTGCGCCAGGATCGCCAGCAGCAACAGCGCCACGATGTTGGTGATCTTGATCATCGGGTTGACCGCGGGGCCGGCCGTGTCCTTGTAGGGATCGCCGACTGTGTCGCCGGTCACGGCAGACTTGTGGGCATCAGAGCCCTTGCCGCCGAAATGACCGTCCTCGATGTACTTCTTGGCGTTGTCCCAGGCACCGCCGCCCGAGGTCATCGAGATCGCGACGAACAGGCCCGTCACGATCACGCCGAGCAGCATGGCGCCGACCGCGGAGAACGCCGCCGACTTGCCAGCCACGCCGCCGCCCGCGATGGCGTAGATCAGGAAGTAGACCACGATCGGCGACAGCACCGGGAGCAGCGAGGGGATGATCATCTCCTTGATCGCCGCACGGGTCAGCAGGTCGACCGCCTTGCCGTAATCAGGCTTGTCGGTGCCCTGCATGATGCCCGGCTTCTCGCGGAACTGCCGGCGCACCTCCTCGACGATCGCGCCGGCCGCACGGCCGACCGCCGTCATGCCCATCGCGCCGAACAGATACGGCAGCAGGCCGCCGAACAGCAGGCCGACAACCACGTAGGGATTGTTGAGCGAGAAGTCCGGATTGACGCCGGCGAAGTAGGGATGGTGCGCGCTGTCCGCAACGAAGAACTTGAGGTCCTGGTTGTAGGCTGCGAACAGCACGAGGGCGCCGAGACCGGCGGAGCCGATCGCGTAGCCCTTCGTCACCGCCTTGGTGGTGTTGCCGACCGCGTCGAGCGCGTCGGTCGATTTGCGCACCTCCTTCGGCAGGCCCGCCATTTCGGCGATGCCACCGGCGTTGTCGGTCACCGGGCCGAAGGCGTCGAGCGCAACGACCATGCCGGCCAGCGCCAGCATGGTGGCCGTCGCGATCGCGATGCCGAACAGGCCGGCGAGGCTGTAGGTGACCAGGATGCCGGCGATGATGACGATCGCGGGCAGCGCGGTCGCTTCCATCGAGACGGCAAGACCCTGGATCACGTTGGTGCCGTGACCGGTGACCGAGGCCTGAGCGATCGACTTCACCGGACGATAGTCGGTGCCGGTGTAGTATTCGGTGATCCAGATGATCAGCGCGGTGACGACGAGGCCAACCACGCCGCATTCGAACAGCGCCATGCCGGTGTAGTCGACGCCGGCGAGCTTGCCGAAGCCGATCAGATAGTAGATCACGCCGGCGATGCCGATCAGCGACAGGATGCCGGTTGCGATCAGGCCCTTGTAGAGCGCGCCCATGATCGACTGGCTCGGCCCGAGCTTCACGAAGAAGGTGCCGATGATCGAGGTGATGATGCAGACGCCGCCGATCGCGAGTGGCAGCGTCATCATGTCGGAGAGGATCGGCGTCTTGGCGAAGAAGATCGCCGCCAGCACCATGGTGGCGACCGCGGTCACGGCATAGGTCTCGAACAGGTCGGCGGCCATGCCGGCGCAATCGCCCACGTTGTCACCGACGTTGTCGGCGATGGTCGCGGGGTTGCGCGGATCGTCCTCTGGAATACCGGCCTCGACCTTGCCGACGAGGTCGCCGCCGACGTCCGCACCCTTGGTGAAGATGCCGCCGCCGAGACGGGCGAAGATCGAGATCAGCGAAGCGCCGAAGCCGAGCGCCACCAGGGCGTCGACCACAAGGCGGCTGTCGGGCGCGAGCTTCAGCGAATGAACCAGGAAGCCGAAATAGAGCGTCACGCCGAGCAGCGCGAGACCCGCCACCAGCATGCCGGTGATGGCGCCCGCCTTGAAGGCGAGCTCGAGGCCGCCGGCCAGCGACGTCGTCGCCGCCTGCGCGGTGCGCACATTGGCGCGGACCGAGACGTTCATGCCGATGAAGCCGGCCGCCCCCGACAGGACGGCGCCGATCAAGAAGCCGATGGCGACGTAGATACCAAGGAAATAGACCAGCAGCACGAAGATGACGATGCCGACGATACCGATCGTGGTGTACTGGCGCCGCAGATACGCCTGTGCGCCTTCAGCGACCGCGCCTGCAATTTCCTGCATGCGCGGTGACCCCGCATCTGCACTCAACACCGAAGACGTCGCCCAAATCGCGTAGACGACGGAAAGCACTCCGCAGAGCACTATCAACCATAATGCTGTCATGTGATTTTTGCCTCAGATCCTTGATGTACGTACCCCCGGCGCCTTTTGTTTTTCCGTCATGCGGTGGGCGCCCTTATGTTGAACAGGGCCGCCCCTCGCGCGAAGGTGTGGCCCTGGTCGGCCACAAGCTTGCCAAAATCAAATTGAGGGTGCAACGCCGGATAAGGCCGAAAAGCCGATCTCGGCAGGTATTTAGGCCAATCAGTCGCGCTCGGCCGCCGGTTTGGAGCAATTCCTAGAAGTGGCTGTAGGACAGCCGCTCCAAAACCAGTTCCCGGCCCTGCCCGTCCAGGAAGCGCGGCCGCTCCTGCCCCGCGACGATCGTGCCGATCGCCGTGACGGCAAGACCCGCCGTCCGCCCGGCGGCAATCAGCGCGTCGCTTTGCGCCGGCGGCACCGTGCACAGCACCTCGTAATCGTCGCCCCCGGCAAGCAGCGTCTCAACACAAACGGCGTTGCGCACGATCAAACCGGCCGCCGCAGCCGAGAGCGGTACATTCGGCACCTCGACGATGGCCGAGACGCCGGACGCGGCACAGAGTTTCGTCAGGTCACCGGCGAGCCCGTCGGAGACGTCCATCGCGGCCGACGCATGATCGCGCACCGCCTGCGCCAGCAAATTGCGCGGCTGCGGGATACGATAGCGTGACACCAGAGCTTCCCTTGCAGCGGGATCGGAGGCGAGCGCCGCTGCGGCCGGCCCGCCGGTGAGCATGTCGAGGCCGAGCGCGGCATCGCCAATCGTCCCCGTCACCATGATCAGGTCGCCCGGCCGCGCGCCGGTACGGCCGACCATTTGCCCCTTCGGCACGCGGCCGAAGGCGGTGATCGAGATCATCTGCGGCCCCGGCGTCGAGACCGTGTCGCCGCCGAGCAACGGGCATGCGAACGTCTTGGCGTCCTCGCCGAGCGCATCGGCGAACGGCCGGAGCCAGGAATCTTCCTTGCTGTGCAGCGCCAGCGTCAGCACGAAGCCGACCGGCACAGCTCCCTTGGCGGCGAGGTCGGACAGGTTCACCCGCAGCGCTTTTCGCGCGATCGTGTCAGGCGGGTCTGTGGCAAGATAATGCACGCCCTCGACGACGGCGTCGGTGGTGACGACGATGTCGTCGCCGGACGAGGACAGCACCGCGGCATCATCGACCAGCCCGAACGCGCCGGGATCGGTCGCGAGCGGCTTGAAATAGCGCGCGATGAGGGAGTCTTCGGCGGAGAGATTTTGCGGGTTTGCCATCGCGTCAGCCAAACACACCGCTGTCATCGCCCGGCCAGTGCGCAATTGCGCACTAGGACCGGGCGATCCAGTATTCCAGAGACAGTCGTGTCAAATCGATAGGCCGCGGCGTACTGGATGCCCCGCCTTCGCGGGGCATGACAGCGGAGTATGGGGCAGCCGTATCGCATCACTTCACCGCCCTCGCGGATAACTATCCCCGCCCGAACTCGTCGCCGCGAAACTGGCGGCCGATCTGGTCGAGCACGGCGTTGACCATGCCGGTTTCCTCGCGGTCGACGAAGGCGTTGGCGACGTCGACATATTCGG is from Bradyrhizobium xenonodulans and encodes:
- a CDS encoding ubiquinol-cytochrome C chaperone family protein; this translates as MVWPFNHFRKPRQAPRGTIEAIYGMIVTQAREPMFYRHLGVPDTVNGRFDLLLLHLWLLLRRLRTVQGATELSQALFDRFCEDMDDNLREMGIGDQTVPKRMRAFGEAFYGRVQAYDQAYDQAIEGGGEALAEAICKNILNGTGLDQARQLAAYARATEADLGRTDEAALLAASFRFPPALTQDITP
- a CDS encoding YceD family protein; this translates as MSRPNAESRPDPWRSPVIVAQIPDTGLHRKLEASAAERQAMAELAGVREVLSAHADLDVVPKSGGRIQVTGRVRARIGQICVVTLDPIENEIEEEVDLMFAPEAEARRLADLIEEGQDEAEPPEVVDPPEAIVGGIIDLGRLATDALFLAIDPYPRKEGAVFEAEVTALDPEDHPFAALKVLQGKKQDKKKGK
- a CDS encoding DUF6941 family protein, coding for MRGLRAFAFFCEDVRRENGGRETLIGILPDTVQVPRFPWVVRRITIHFRIRIQADFDCDRAVMIDVESENADIEAVKREPAPMELVRRTVERARNRGLPYGTLIGRVEMNEPLEFPQPAKLTVVLKCGDEKEECGLLNIVERTTPGPSDQSSGQPHPSAPAS
- a CDS encoding beta-ketoacyl-ACP synthase III, with the translated sequence MTQIRSVVLGCGSYLPEQVVTNAQLAARIDTSDEWIVQRTGIRERHIAAEGEFTSHLAIKAAQAALTDAGVDAQSIELIVLATSTPDNTFPATAVAVQNALGINHGAAFDLQAVCSGFVFALATADNFLRTGAYKRALVIGAETFSRILDWNDRGTCVLFGDGAGAVVLEAQEQPGKAATDRGIVTTHLRSDGRHKAKLFVDGGPSSTQTVGHLRMEGREVFKHAVGMITDVIVDAFAATGLNADSIDWFVPHQANKRIIDASAHKLHIAAEKVVLTVDRHGNTSAASIPLALSVARKDGRIKRGDLVLLEAMGGGFTWGSALVRW
- a CDS encoding MerR family transcriptional regulator yields the protein MDKAPDAFRTISEVAQELDIPQHVLRFWETRFSQIKPMKRSGGRRYYRPDDVDLLKGIRRLLYGEGYTIRGVQRILKEHGVKSVQGLADGAAAVSFGAIEDAIGASLMEPDDEAPIKGITDADDDDYQGDEAEGIDFRFTEVDDEDILTTFRKGGTSAPAGPSALDRERLGRALADLVACREMLDQALNDG
- a CDS encoding helix-turn-helix domain-containing protein gives rise to the protein MSALSEESQKRGLTQTDIAREIGVHRSVINRELRGQKDITLGRVAELASSMGRIAVIEFPERIRSEGQNIEAKIDYSLNEEGLLADPASEFDLEAA
- a CDS encoding integration host factor subunit alpha, which gives rise to MTDQSKTVTRVDLCEAVYQKVGLSRTESSAFVELVLKEITDCLEKGETVKLSSFGSFMVRKKGQRIGRNPKTGTEVPISPRRVMVFKPSAILKQRINAQHRTNGDASKAPQEA
- a CDS encoding outer membrane protein assembly factor BamE — protein: MTITIRTSQRAGKQRGLSARWRGLRMLAAVALVGGALAGCTGEQFQKGYILPPGALEQIPIGASQDQVLIVMGTPSTVATLDGEVFYYISQRSERVVAFMNQKVVDQRVIAVYFDKNRRVRRLANYGLQDGKIFDFISRTTPTSGQEMSYLTPIFKLLSFN
- the plsX gene encoding phosphate acyltransferase PlsX; protein product: MPSKVRIALDAMGGDVGAAVVIPGAAISLQRHREIEFLLVGDRARIEPELDKHPALKAASKIIHTDVAVSGSDKPSQALRRGRKTSSMWLAIDAVKQGEADVAVSAGNTGALMAMSRFHLRTLPGIDRPAITGIWPNKRGESVVLDLGATIGGDAHHLVSLALMGAAMASVLFDKKRPTVGLLNIGAEEIKGHEEIREASEILRARNLPELDYIGFVEGDGIGKGLADVIVTEGFSGNIALKAAEGTARQMADLLRDEMQRSWLSKLGYLFARSAFQALRAKMDPNKSNGGVFLGLKGLVVKSHGGTSAEGFAYAIDVGYEMAHYDLLNKINQMLNREGGALNSVQPAPEDVS